The Leadbettera azotonutricia ZAS-9 genome has a window encoding:
- a CDS encoding uroporphyrinogen decarboxylase family protein, with protein MTSHERIKRMFEHRDADRVPITDSPWQGTLARWKKEGMPADADWRDYFDVDKIETIGVDVSPRYEKKVIEETADYVISTTEYGITLKNFKVPDSTPEFLEYKVNTPERWAEAKARMTVSRDRIDWDFLKKNYPVWKSEGRWIEGLFWFGFDVLHSWMVGTETVLIAMLEEPEWFTDMVGTFLDNTIALYDMVWDEGYHFDSIFWYDDMGYKNRTFFSNDLYADLLQPLHKKAIDWAHNHGIKAHLHSCGDVMTRVPQLVDIGLDALNPIEIKAGMDLKALKRDYGSKLVFHGGANALLLDKMDQILPYIDEMVPIVKENGGYIFSSDHSIPNAVSLDNYRQIVEAVKRVGKY; from the coding sequence ATGACATCACATGAACGTATTAAGCGCATGTTTGAGCACAGGGATGCCGACAGGGTACCCATCACCGACAGCCCCTGGCAGGGCACTTTGGCCCGTTGGAAGAAAGAGGGCATGCCTGCGGATGCAGACTGGCGGGATTACTTTGATGTGGATAAAATCGAAACCATCGGTGTGGATGTAAGCCCCCGTTACGAAAAGAAGGTGATTGAAGAAACCGCCGATTATGTTATTTCCACTACCGAATACGGCATCACCCTTAAGAATTTCAAAGTGCCCGATTCTACTCCGGAGTTCCTCGAATACAAGGTTAATACCCCGGAAAGATGGGCCGAAGCCAAGGCAAGGATGACTGTTTCACGGGATCGTATTGATTGGGATTTCCTCAAAAAGAATTACCCTGTATGGAAATCCGAGGGCCGGTGGATCGAGGGGCTTTTCTGGTTCGGTTTCGATGTGCTCCATTCCTGGATGGTTGGAACCGAGACTGTCCTTATCGCCATGCTCGAGGAACCTGAGTGGTTTACTGACATGGTTGGCACTTTTCTTGATAACACTATTGCGCTTTACGACATGGTCTGGGATGAGGGGTATCATTTTGACAGCATCTTCTGGTATGACGATATGGGGTACAAAAACCGCACCTTCTTCTCCAATGATCTGTACGCGGATTTGCTGCAGCCCCTGCACAAAAAGGCAATTGACTGGGCCCATAACCACGGTATCAAGGCCCACCTCCATTCCTGCGGCGACGTGATGACCCGTGTGCCACAGCTTGTGGATATTGGCCTGGACGCGCTTAACCCCATCGAGATAAAAGCAGGTATGGATCTTAAGGCGCTTAAAAGGGATTACGGCTCGAAGCTGGTCTTTCACGGCGGGGCAAACGCATTGCTGTTGGACAAGATGGATCAGATCCTCCCCTATATTGACGAGATGGTTCCCATAGTCAAAGAGAACGGCGGCTATATTTTCTCATCGGATCATTCCATTCCCAATGCGGTGTCGCTGGATAATTACAGGCAGATTGTGGAAGCGGTCAAGAGGGTGGGGAAGTATTAA
- a CDS encoding pyridoxal phosphate-dependent aminotransferase, whose amino-acid sequence MRNFPKSSKLNDVCYDIRGPVLKEAKRLESEGFRVIKLNIGNPAAFGFNAPDEILHDIITNLQNAQGYGDSHGLFSARKAVMQDFQSKGVLDVEMDDIFIGNGVSELIMIAMQGLLDSGDEVLVPMPDYPLWTAAVTLAGGRAVHYLCDESAGWNPDLDDIKSKLSPRTKAVVIINPNNPTGAVYDKAILEGIAGIARENSLIVYADEIYSRITYDGAKHIPMATIAPDILTISFDGLSKAWRAAGFRAAWMVLSGNKKSAVDYYDGLEMLSNMRLCANMPSQFGIQTALGGYQSINDFLLPGGRLKEQRDTAINMVNDIPGLSVVMPHGALYCFPKLDIKRFNITDDEKFVMDLLQDQHLLLVHGTGFNWKDPDHFRIVFLPDKETLTDAMRRLGKFLETYRQK is encoded by the coding sequence ATGAGAAATTTTCCTAAATCATCAAAACTGAACGATGTTTGTTATGATATACGGGGGCCGGTATTAAAAGAAGCCAAACGCCTTGAATCCGAAGGTTTCAGGGTCATCAAGCTCAATATAGGCAACCCGGCGGCTTTTGGCTTCAACGCCCCTGACGAGATACTCCACGATATTATCACCAACCTCCAGAATGCCCAGGGCTACGGGGATTCCCACGGCCTCTTTTCGGCCCGCAAGGCGGTGATGCAGGACTTCCAGTCCAAGGGCGTGCTGGACGTGGAAATGGACGATATCTTCATCGGCAACGGCGTGAGCGAACTTATCATGATCGCCATGCAGGGTCTTTTGGATTCGGGTGACGAAGTCCTTGTCCCCATGCCCGATTATCCCCTCTGGACTGCGGCCGTCACCCTTGCGGGGGGCAGGGCCGTCCACTACCTCTGCGACGAATCCGCGGGCTGGAACCCCGACCTTGACGACATCAAGTCCAAGCTTAGCCCGCGAACCAAGGCTGTCGTGATCATCAATCCCAATAACCCCACCGGGGCGGTGTATGACAAGGCCATCCTCGAAGGCATAGCCGGAATCGCCCGGGAAAACAGCCTCATTGTCTACGCCGACGAAATCTACAGCCGCATCACCTACGACGGGGCAAAGCATATCCCCATGGCCACCATTGCGCCGGACATACTCACCATCAGCTTTGACGGCCTTTCAAAAGCCTGGCGTGCTGCCGGCTTCAGGGCTGCCTGGATGGTTCTGTCGGGGAACAAGAAGTCCGCTGTCGATTATTACGACGGCCTTGAGATGCTTTCCAATATGAGGCTCTGCGCCAACATGCCCTCCCAGTTCGGCATACAGACAGCCCTGGGCGGCTACCAGAGCATCAACGATTTTCTGCTCCCCGGGGGCCGCCTTAAGGAACAGCGGGATACCGCGATTAATATGGTCAATGATATCCCCGGCCTTTCGGTGGTCATGCCTCACGGGGCCCTCTACTGTTTCCCCAAACTGGACATCAAGCGGTTCAATATTACCGATGACGAGAAATTCGTTATGGATCTTCTGCAGGATCAGCATCTGCTTTTGGTCCATGGCACGGGCTTTAACTGGAAAGATCCGGATCATTTCCGCATCGTCTTCCTGCCGGACAAAGAAACCTTGACCGACGCCATGAGGAGGCTGGGGAAATTTCTGGAAACCTATCGGCAGAAGTAG
- a CDS encoding carbohydrate ABC transporter permease, with protein MTIKKRWIVIFLFPGILLFSFVYLASIVNVFGTSFTTWRITQAISFNGVGNYFTLFVSDKFQKALGNSLIWIILQSTVHVAIGIVFALITSRKKWYSTFSKTVFMLPNILSSAALGMLFYNVFNPMYGPVNKIIQFFGNKNFNVNWYANADTAFFAVTMTWLPFAAIIAILAAAELAAISDDIFEAAVIDGASEFQINWRIKLPLLKNAIGTGTILAATSMLQKMDILIMTSNGGPGNQTMNLPLLIYLTAMQDNNFGLANACGVILILIGLASIGIINKIYRMNETV; from the coding sequence ATGACGATAAAAAAGAGGTGGATTGTTATATTCCTTTTCCCCGGAATCCTGCTGTTTTCCTTTGTCTATCTTGCGTCGATTGTCAATGTTTTCGGCACTTCCTTCACCACCTGGAGGATAACCCAGGCCATCAGTTTTAACGGCGTCGGGAATTATTTTACCCTTTTTGTTTCCGACAAATTCCAGAAGGCCCTGGGCAACAGCCTTATCTGGATCATTCTCCAATCCACAGTCCATGTCGCTATCGGCATTGTTTTTGCCCTGATTACATCCCGCAAAAAATGGTATTCCACATTCAGCAAAACTGTTTTTATGCTGCCCAATATACTTTCCAGCGCCGCATTGGGGATGCTCTTCTATAATGTTTTTAACCCTATGTACGGCCCGGTGAATAAAATAATCCAGTTCTTTGGCAACAAGAATTTCAATGTGAACTGGTATGCCAACGCGGATACCGCCTTTTTTGCGGTAACCATGACTTGGCTGCCCTTTGCCGCTATAATTGCCATTTTGGCAGCTGCGGAACTGGCAGCAATTTCCGATGATATTTTTGAGGCCGCTGTTATAGACGGCGCCAGCGAGTTTCAGATTAACTGGCGGATCAAGCTCCCGCTGCTGAAAAACGCCATCGGCACCGGGACCATCCTGGCCGCCACTTCCATGCTCCAGAAAATGGATATACTTATCATGACCAGCAACGGCGGTCCGGGGAACCAGACCATGAACCTCCCCCTGCTTATATACCTTACCGCCATGCAGGATAATAATTTCGGCCTTGCCAACGCATGCGGGGTAATCCTGATACTTATCGGGCTTGCTTCCATCGGCATCATCAACAAAATCTACCGGATGAACGAAACGGTATAA
- a CDS encoding carbohydrate ABC transporter permease yields MKTKKSPASLLLIPAGIFLVLIILISIGPFLWVLLSSVKTNREILTFSFRFTNGVHWQNYVNAFKIAPIVRYFQNSVFITIMGVLLNLTVMSMAAYVLSRFSFRLRNFIRAFFAMGLLIPGAALLLPLYTSIKAVGLYNNVWGLIVVYTAFGIPVSVFIMSSYFLTIPKEMEESAYIDGAGFLKTFAIIILPLARPAFATAGIMQFLLCWNEFQFALTLTTGHDARTLPVALYYFKSAFASDYGAMFAAIVLVSLPSIIVYSLLQKQVVSGLAAGSVKG; encoded by the coding sequence ATGAAAACAAAGAAAAGCCCGGCCTCCCTGCTGCTCATACCGGCGGGAATTTTCCTGGTACTGATAATCCTCATCTCCATAGGCCCCTTCCTCTGGGTCCTCTTGTCGTCGGTTAAAACTAACCGTGAGATCCTCACCTTTAGTTTCCGGTTTACCAACGGGGTCCATTGGCAGAATTATGTCAACGCTTTCAAGATCGCCCCCATTGTGCGCTACTTCCAGAACAGCGTATTTATAACCATCATGGGGGTGCTGCTCAACCTCACCGTTATGAGCATGGCAGCCTATGTGCTGTCCCGTTTCAGCTTCCGTTTAAGGAATTTTATCCGCGCGTTTTTCGCCATGGGGCTGCTTATCCCCGGCGCGGCGCTGTTGCTGCCTCTTTACACTTCGATCAAAGCTGTGGGCCTTTACAATAATGTTTGGGGTCTCATAGTTGTCTATACCGCTTTCGGCATCCCGGTTTCGGTCTTTATCATGTCCAGCTATTTTTTGACTATCCCAAAGGAAATGGAGGAGTCGGCCTATATAGACGGGGCAGGCTTTCTTAAAACCTTTGCAATCATTATCCTGCCCCTGGCGCGTCCGGCCTTTGCCACTGCGGGCATCATGCAGTTCCTGCTCTGCTGGAACGAATTCCAGTTTGCGTTAACTTTGACGACAGGGCATGATGCCCGTACCCTGCCTGTGGCCCTCTATTATTTCAAGAGCGCCTTTGCCAGTGACTATGGCGCCATGTTCGCAGCAATAGTGTTAGTATCATTGCCGAGTATTATTGTGTACAGCTTGCTGCAGAAACAGGTGGTTTCGGGGCTTGCCGCAGGATCGGTTAAGGGATAA
- a CDS encoding HD-GYP domain-containing protein, with amino-acid sequence MIVKKSGIGKAIIEEKQRLSDEKQVKVKNYPVAEIPAGSFFSETAYLDSQFVLAAPEMPFTEKLIKALRNWEFKEIFSAGEPLEDYAADKAKASEETELTEATLLSDSDKIIRAENFYSAFQKYVENLFTQVAIRNELTYKSVAEKIIAACDIVREDRRFILRVQKNNPPNDNYLASHAVKSTIIAIIIGSYLKLPNHRLIELGVAALLHEIGMIKLPPQVYLSKRSLQPQERKAILTHPVLGYNILKSFDFPLTVNLAALEHHERENGAGYPQKLTGDKISLYAKIIAVACSYEALSTQRPHKEAKDGYTGMLELLKNEGKQYDETIVRALVFSLSIYPIGLYVLLSSGRKGQVVDVNPENPRFPIVQIFGELNPDGKNKILETSQDGVSIVRPLAREEIGSA; translated from the coding sequence ATGATAGTAAAGAAATCGGGAATTGGCAAGGCAATCATAGAGGAGAAGCAGCGTTTGAGCGATGAGAAGCAGGTGAAAGTCAAAAATTATCCTGTGGCGGAAATACCGGCAGGGAGTTTTTTCTCGGAAACCGCATACCTGGACAGCCAGTTTGTTTTGGCTGCCCCTGAAATGCCCTTCACCGAAAAACTCATCAAGGCCCTCCGGAATTGGGAATTCAAGGAGATATTCAGCGCCGGCGAACCCCTCGAGGATTATGCCGCCGACAAGGCCAAGGCCAGCGAGGAGACCGAACTTACCGAGGCTACCCTCCTCTCCGACAGCGACAAGATCATCAGGGCCGAGAATTTTTATTCAGCCTTCCAAAAATATGTGGAGAATCTCTTTACCCAGGTGGCCATCAGGAACGAGCTTACCTATAAGTCTGTGGCGGAAAAGATCATTGCTGCCTGCGACATAGTAAGGGAAGACAGGCGTTTCATTTTACGGGTGCAGAAAAACAATCCCCCAAACGACAATTATCTGGCTTCCCATGCGGTAAAATCGACTATCATTGCCATCATCATTGGGTCTTACCTCAAGCTTCCCAATCACAGGCTTATCGAATTGGGGGTAGCCGCATTGCTCCACGAAATCGGCATGATTAAGCTCCCCCCCCAGGTATATCTTTCCAAGCGGTCCCTCCAACCCCAGGAACGCAAGGCAATCCTGACCCATCCTGTTTTAGGCTATAACATCCTTAAGTCCTTTGACTTCCCCCTCACCGTGAACCTTGCCGCCCTTGAGCACCACGAAAGGGAAAACGGCGCGGGCTATCCGCAGAAACTTACGGGGGACAAGATCAGCCTCTACGCAAAAATTATCGCCGTTGCCTGCTCTTACGAAGCCCTTTCCACCCAGCGGCCCCACAAGGAAGCCAAGGACGGTTATACGGGCATGCTGGAACTCCTTAAAAACGAGGGGAAGCAATACGACGAGACCATAGTGCGGGCCCTGGTTTTCTCCCTTTCGATTTACCCCATAGGCCTTTATGTGCTGCTCTCCAGCGGAAGGAAAGGGCAGGTAGTGGATGTGAACCCCGAAAACCCCCGCTTCCCCATAGTGCAGATCTTTGGAGAGCTTAACCCTGACGGAAAAAACAAGATACTCGAAACTTCCCAGGACGGGGTTTCTATTGTGCGCCCCCTGGCCAGGGAAGAAATCGGATCAGCCTGA
- a CDS encoding ABC transporter substrate-binding protein, with translation MKRILVMVSILLILGVAAGFVSCSKKQVGQASDGSVVLNYPHYAVGTHLGRTTFEAFYKRFTEKYNGKITLKIEELPSDTVYNDKMKVLAASKELPDVVDGKNGLKALAIQNGQAVNLKPFLDQDPDFRDKVIGPAALAANTEPDGKIYSVVSGSQIIGYYYNKEMFQKAGIQPARTWDEWFSNCDKLKASGVAPLALMTGENSWTTNLILSAMVSSRGSAGQAFMNTKYPKTYQTPEVIAALGDIQRCLQKYTTPDALGALYANAANNFLMEQAAIIANGPWMIGDFSNLEKTAPGFDKRVGWSMFPGDGLVTSYPEGQVLCSPPDRVEAGWILLKELCSREYQLDALRLQGGLPTAVDLEIPEDVRQSMPLVVEHANSVSQMKYHGDTFDVVSYASVVDAFGRYYPELAAGTLTPAAMAVRLDQAAAAAN, from the coding sequence ATGAAACGCATTTTAGTGATGGTAAGCATACTGCTTATCCTTGGTGTTGCTGCCGGTTTTGTAAGCTGCAGTAAAAAACAAGTCGGACAGGCTTCTGACGGGAGCGTAGTACTCAACTACCCCCATTACGCTGTGGGAACCCACCTGGGCAGGACCACATTTGAAGCTTTTTACAAACGGTTTACCGAAAAGTACAACGGAAAAATCACTCTCAAGATTGAAGAACTCCCCAGCGACACGGTCTACAATGACAAGATGAAGGTTCTGGCAGCTTCCAAGGAACTGCCCGATGTTGTGGACGGGAAAAACGGTCTCAAAGCCCTGGCAATCCAGAACGGACAGGCAGTGAATTTAAAGCCCTTCCTTGATCAGGATCCTGATTTCAGGGATAAGGTCATAGGCCCTGCTGCTCTTGCCGCCAATACCGAGCCGGACGGCAAGATCTACTCCGTAGTTTCCGGCAGCCAGATCATCGGCTATTATTACAACAAGGAAATGTTCCAGAAGGCAGGCATACAGCCTGCGCGAACTTGGGATGAATGGTTCAGCAACTGTGACAAACTTAAAGCTTCAGGAGTTGCGCCCCTGGCCCTGATGACCGGGGAAAATTCCTGGACTACCAATCTGATCCTCTCCGCCATGGTTTCGAGCAGGGGCAGTGCGGGCCAGGCCTTTATGAACACCAAATATCCGAAAACCTACCAGACACCGGAAGTGATCGCCGCTCTGGGGGACATACAGCGCTGTCTGCAAAAGTACACCACCCCCGACGCGCTGGGCGCCCTGTACGCTAACGCCGCCAACAATTTCCTTATGGAACAGGCGGCAATTATTGCCAATGGCCCCTGGATGATCGGGGACTTTTCCAATCTGGAAAAGACCGCTCCCGGATTTGACAAAAGAGTCGGCTGGTCTATGTTTCCCGGCGACGGACTCGTTACCAGCTACCCCGAAGGCCAGGTGCTCTGCAGCCCCCCGGATCGGGTAGAAGCAGGCTGGATCCTCCTTAAGGAACTATGTTCACGGGAATACCAGCTGGATGCCCTTCGGCTTCAGGGAGGACTTCCCACAGCGGTTGACCTGGAGATACCCGAAGACGTAAGGCAGTCGATGCCCCTGGTAGTGGAACACGCCAATTCGGTGAGCCAGATGAAATACCATGGCGATACCTTTGACGTAGTGTCCTACGCCAGCGTGGTAGATGCCTTTGGGCGGTATTACCCCGAATTGGCGGCAGGAACCCTGACTCCTGCGGCTATGGCTGTCCGGCTTGACCAGGCTGCCGCGGCGGCAAACTAA
- a CDS encoding penicillin-binding protein gives MSEQNRFSGKRRLVFFIVLGALALCVLGRYAYLMLGKEEEGGGARTAINAGRGPILDRNGRLLAFETRLGNITLWRPEMKNSAELSTELAPLLETSPVDIRERIENSPSDFVYLKKRVEGSTLTLIEDAIAEKKLQGVGIEPIVGRIYPERNLAAQIIGFTGDEGMGLEGIEFAFENELAPSTGGTRRSGNQVFLTIDINVQHILESIAGQIMKDSRAESVMFLAMDPRSGDILGSASLPGFDPNDFRNSGENTRRNNPATWPYEPGSVFKVFSLSALMDSGAISGNTIFTCNGHYERVSSRGERTIIRCLAAHGRVSARDIIVYSCNTGAAYAADRIGTDPFYALLKDYGFGARTGIGLPGETAGLLRSTERWSDRTKPTIAMGQEIGVSALQMLQAASAVANDGIMKPPRIVSRIVSADGKISREYPSGESRRVLKAETARAMRSYMTDVTSSIGTGWRANVEDLSLAVKTGTAEIIDPQTGSYSTTDFIASCVALLPAEAPSLILYLVIVKPQGEILGGRIAAPQIREAAEALINYLGIPRGRNPQIAHSGAVSIPAVPYPAVNETVPDFTGISKRQLLPLLLRDDLTFQISGDGWVARQSPAPGTPLAADTVIVLEFE, from the coding sequence ATGAGTGAACAGAACCGGTTTTCCGGCAAGCGGCGTCTTGTATTTTTCATAGTTCTTGGCGCCCTGGCCTTGTGCGTGCTTGGCCGTTATGCCTACCTCATGCTGGGCAAGGAGGAAGAAGGGGGAGGAGCGCGGACAGCAATCAACGCCGGGAGAGGCCCTATACTGGACAGGAACGGACGGCTTCTTGCCTTCGAAACCCGGCTTGGCAACATCACCCTCTGGCGGCCGGAAATGAAAAATTCCGCAGAATTGAGCACCGAGCTTGCCCCCCTCCTTGAAACATCCCCCGTGGATATCAGGGAGCGTATCGAAAATTCACCTTCCGATTTTGTCTATCTTAAGAAGCGGGTCGAGGGCTCTACTTTAACCCTCATCGAAGATGCTATAGCCGAAAAAAAGCTTCAGGGTGTAGGCATAGAGCCCATAGTGGGCCGCATCTACCCGGAGCGGAATTTGGCAGCCCAGATTATAGGTTTTACAGGAGACGAGGGTATGGGCCTTGAGGGCATAGAGTTCGCTTTTGAAAATGAACTTGCGCCCTCTACAGGCGGGACAAGGCGCAGCGGCAATCAGGTTTTTCTTACTATTGATATTAATGTCCAGCACATACTCGAAAGCATAGCGGGCCAAATCATGAAGGACAGCCGCGCCGAGTCGGTGATGTTTTTGGCGATGGACCCCCGCAGCGGGGATATACTCGGTTCGGCCTCCCTCCCGGGTTTCGACCCCAACGATTTCAGGAACTCCGGCGAAAATACCCGCAGGAATAATCCTGCCACCTGGCCCTATGAGCCGGGATCGGTATTCAAGGTCTTTTCGCTTTCCGCATTGATGGACTCGGGCGCTATTTCAGGAAATACCATCTTTACCTGCAACGGGCATTACGAACGGGTTTCGAGCAGGGGCGAACGCACCATAATAAGATGCCTTGCCGCGCACGGCAGGGTAAGCGCCCGGGATATCATTGTCTACTCCTGCAACACCGGCGCTGCCTATGCAGCCGACCGCATTGGGACCGATCCCTTCTACGCCCTCCTCAAGGATTACGGTTTCGGAGCCCGCACCGGCATAGGGCTCCCGGGCGAAACCGCAGGCTTGCTTCGTTCTACGGAACGCTGGTCGGATCGCACCAAACCCACTATAGCCATGGGCCAGGAAATTGGCGTCTCGGCTTTGCAGATGCTTCAGGCCGCCTCGGCCGTAGCCAACGACGGCATCATGAAGCCCCCGCGTATCGTGTCCCGCATAGTCTCCGCAGATGGCAAAATATCGAGGGAGTATCCCTCAGGCGAAAGCCGCCGGGTGCTTAAAGCTGAAACTGCCCGGGCCATGAGAAGCTACATGACAGACGTTACATCCAGCATAGGCACAGGCTGGCGGGCCAATGTGGAAGATCTTTCCCTGGCGGTCAAAACCGGCACCGCCGAAATCATCGATCCCCAAACCGGCTCGTATTCTACCACGGACTTCATTGCCTCTTGCGTTGCGCTGCTCCCCGCCGAGGCGCCCTCGTTAATCCTCTACCTCGTGATAGTAAAACCCCAGGGCGAAATCCTGGGCGGCAGGATAGCGGCCCCCCAAATTCGGGAAGCTGCCGAAGCGCTCATCAACTACCTGGGCATACCCCGGGGGCGCAACCCCCAGATAGCCCATTCGGGGGCGGTTTCCATCCCGGCAGTCCCCTACCCCGCAGTGAACGAAACCGTGCCTGATTTTACCGGGATCTCAAAGCGGCAGCTTCTCCCCCTCCTCTTGAGGGACGACCTCACCTTCCAGATCTCAGGCGACGGCTGGGTAGCCAGGCAAAGCCCCGCACCCGGAACGCCCCTCGCGGCGGACACAGTGATTGTATTGGAGTTTGAGTGA
- a CDS encoding motility associated factor glycosyltransferase family protein encodes MESRAFWESNIAIIREKYPGLAETLEAGPESGETPAGFHIENASSGIPTLVIGSLHVHSPRDPVREASRLAEAALTEGVRAPVIILGFGLGYAAEAAARIAPGRALIIVEKHKEVLRAALETRDLGELLSRNQIIFVLGKDGYGVSAALALFEKPGEKTAPDIIRNRALMNLDEDWYTGVEANIRTWLSKDDVNRATLKRFGKRWVRNLSRNLSAIRDIPGISHLAGMLGGGETGGMDIPAFLAAAGPTLDKTGPFLSEIAERCVVIAVDTSLRFLLSQGVEPDFVVSVDPQYWNFRHLDRVLSPNAYLVAESAVYPPCLRQNFKGAFLCGSLFPLGRFIEDRLDPKGSLGAGGSVATTAWDFARVLGASSIWIAGLDLSFPELKTHFKGALFETRAHAESTRFVPGETWSVRALRDGHPFNAKNSLGFPVLTDKRLSLYAAWFENRFRLYPKLRNLSLSGEGIAIKGLEISSVEDLLALPPRREEIKRRLESVLANLNNGFFSSESEKVRSSHYEGALKTLIEGLNSISTLAKDAANTAKTAFHRSRQGRLLPIDEERALKKLDDANKSLSTSKVKEVAGFLFPEIDELEAQRSPAALTPIQNHLEFSSRFYNALAEAAGYNLAILNK; translated from the coding sequence ATGGAGTCCAGGGCTTTCTGGGAAAGCAATATCGCTATAATCCGCGAAAAATACCCCGGCCTTGCCGAAACCCTCGAAGCCGGCCCTGAGTCTGGTGAAACTCCGGCGGGGTTTCATATCGAAAACGCCAGTTCAGGCATACCGACCCTGGTTATCGGCTCTCTTCATGTCCATTCCCCCAGAGACCCTGTAAGGGAAGCCAGCCGGCTTGCTGAAGCGGCTTTGACAGAGGGAGTACGCGCTCCCGTCATCATCCTGGGTTTTGGATTGGGCTATGCTGCGGAGGCGGCAGCGCGAATCGCCCCAGGCAGGGCTCTCATTATTGTGGAAAAACACAAAGAGGTTTTGCGGGCTGCCCTTGAAACCCGCGATCTAGGAGAACTCCTCTCGCGTAACCAAATCATCTTTGTATTGGGGAAAGACGGCTATGGCGTAAGCGCAGCCCTCGCCCTGTTTGAAAAACCTGGTGAAAAAACAGCCCCGGACATTATTCGCAACCGCGCCCTCATGAACCTGGACGAAGACTGGTATACAGGGGTGGAGGCAAACATACGCACATGGCTTTCCAAGGACGACGTGAACAGGGCAACCCTCAAACGCTTTGGGAAGCGCTGGGTGAGGAACCTTTCGAGGAATCTTTCGGCCATACGGGATATACCGGGGATTTCCCATCTGGCGGGCATGCTGGGCGGAGGCGAAACCGGCGGCATGGACATCCCCGCGTTTCTCGCTGCCGCGGGCCCTACCCTGGACAAGACAGGCCCCTTCCTCAGTGAAATCGCCGAACGCTGCGTTGTGATTGCGGTGGATACCAGCCTGCGCTTCCTCCTCTCCCAGGGGGTTGAGCCGGATTTCGTAGTTTCTGTGGATCCCCAGTACTGGAATTTCCGCCACCTTGACCGGGTCCTCTCGCCCAACGCATACCTTGTGGCTGAGTCGGCAGTTTATCCACCCTGCCTGAGGCAAAACTTTAAGGGCGCCTTCCTCTGCGGCTCCCTCTTCCCCCTGGGGCGCTTTATCGAGGATCGCCTTGATCCCAAGGGCAGCCTCGGGGCGGGGGGCTCCGTTGCCACCACTGCCTGGGATTTTGCCCGGGTTCTGGGCGCCTCTTCTATCTGGATAGCCGGCCTGGATCTCTCCTTTCCGGAACTGAAAACCCACTTTAAAGGCGCCCTTTTCGAGACCAGGGCCCACGCCGAATCCACCCGCTTTGTCCCAGGCGAAACCTGGTCCGTGCGCGCCCTGCGGGACGGCCACCCCTTCAATGCCAAGAACAGCCTGGGCTTTCCAGTGCTTACAGACAAGCGCCTTTCCCTCTATGCAGCCTGGTTTGAAAACCGCTTCCGCCTATACCCCAAGCTCCGGAACCTGAGCCTCTCAGGGGAAGGCATAGCCATCAAAGGCCTGGAAATTTCCTCTGTCGAAGATTTGCTGGCTCTCCCACCCCGCAGGGAAGAGATAAAAAGACGGCTGGAGAGTGTGCTCGCAAACCTGAATAATGGCTTTTTTTCCTCTGAATCGGAAAAAGTCCGCTCTTCCCACTATGAAGGAGCCCTAAAAACCCTGATAGAAGGTCTAAACAGCATCAGTACCCTTGCCAAGGACGCCGCAAACACGGCCAAAACCGCATTCCACCGCTCCAGACAAGGCCGCCTCTTGCCCATAGATGAAGAAAGGGCCCTGAAAAAGCTTGACGATGCTAATAAATCCCTCTCCACAAGCAAAGTTAAAGAGGTGGCCGGCTTCCTTTTCCCCGAAATAGACGAATTGGAAGCCCAAAGAAGCCCTGCTGCCCTCACACCTATCCAAAACCACCTGGAATTCTCCTCCCGCTTCTACAACGCCCTGGCAGAGGCCGCAGGCTATAACCTGGCTATATTGAACAAATAA